A single window of Synechococcus sp. C9 DNA harbors:
- a CDS encoding DUF2892 domain-containing protein — MASNLGWLDRLIRLVLAALLFYLGWFVFKGSGWGLGLMVVAGILFITGLVGFCGLYQLLGISSRPSRQAP; from the coding sequence ATGGCAAGCAATTTGGGTTGGTTGGATCGGCTGATTCGTTTGGTTTTAGCGGCTTTGCTGTTTTATCTGGGATGGTTTGTGTTCAAGGGTTCTGGGTGGGGCTTAGGGTTGATGGTGGTGGCTGGGATATTGTTCATCACCGGGCTGGTGGGCTTTTGCGGTCTTTACCAGCTGTTGGGCATTTCGAGTCGCCCCTCCCGGCAAGCCCCTTAG